From the genome of Paraburkholderia largidicola:
GCGGCGTGGTTGCACGGGCACGAAACGCAATCTGTGACGCCGGCCGATTTCAGCATTGCCTTCCTGCTGGTAGCGGCTGTCGGTCTGGTGGCGATCATCGATGTGTTCGGGCTCGAGCGCGATGCGGGCGCGCATGTGAGCGGGCATCATGGGCGGAAACGGGCTTAACTATCTGGCGCTGGATGTGTGGACTTGAAATGAATGTCGAACAGTTTGAATTGCTCGTGACGCGCACGATGCCCTACGGCAAATACAAAGGGCGCGTGATCGCCGATCTGCCGGGACATTATCTGAACTGGTTTGCGCGTGAAGGATTTCCGCCTGGCGAGATCGGCAGGCTGCTCGCGTTGATGCACGAGATCGATCACAACGGCTTGAAGGACATGCTGAAGCCGTTACGGAAAGGATGAATCTGCGTTTGACCTGATGCGCTGCCGTTCGACACTTCGAACGACAGCGCATCGCATATCACGGACGCCAAAACAAAAACGGCATTGCGATTTCTCGCAATGCCGTTTCTGAATTCTCTGGGGTGGCTGATGGGACTCGAACCCACGACGACAGGAATCACAATCCAGCCGTCGATTTCGCTCGCCGCCCCGCCATTGTTGGACATGACTAACCGGTCGTCGGAACAAATATAGCAGATCGCCCCACGATTTCATGCGGGTTTCAAGAGACCCGTTCCGAAATTCGGGGCTGGAAAACGCATCCGCTATACTGTATAAACGTACAGTGTTTTTGACGACTTATGCGCCTCACCCCGACCGACTTTCCGACCGTCAGCGACAACGAATTGAGGGATCTGTGGCGTCGACACCAGGACGCCGACGTGCGCCGCCTGATCCTCGAGGTGCATCGCGCCCGCGCCGTTATCCGGCAGGCTCACGCCGACGCGCTGGACGCCCAGCTGGCGATGTGGAACAAGCGGGACGGCGACCTGAAGGCGCAGCTGCAGGCCGTCATCGACGCGATGCTCGCGGAGAAAATCAGGCTGGGAGCGATGGGCGGAAGCCTGCCGAAGGGTTAGATCGAAGAGAGCGCGAGCTGCGTGTTCCTGTAGCCGTCTTCGTATAGCCGCTGGCGCGTGGCGTACGGCATGTTGCGGTCGAACGAACTCGCATAACCGGTCGGCACACGCACGATCGTCGCCCCGCTCCGTTGGTCCAGATCCACGTGCGCCGTCTCGTTTGCTGCCAGCATCAGGTCAATGATCCGTGGCGCGAGCGTGCTCAAGCCGTACGTGCCCGGTTTGAGCGCCGTGTCGTCCGACACCAGATAGATGCCCAGCCGTGGCACCTCGTCGACCGTCAGATCGCTCACCGGCACATTGTCGGCCGTGCCACCGTCGACGAGGAGCGCGCCGGCGGCGCTGACAGGCGGAAAGACAATTGGGATCGACGCGCTCGCCCGCGCCGCCACCGCAATCGGCACCGTTGGCGTGGTCTGACGCGAGAACTGGAATTCTTTCTCCGTCAGCAGATCGGCCGCGACGATCTTCAGGTCGAGTTCGAGGTCCGCGAACGTCTTGCCGCCGCTCCCGTCCTTCAGAAACGCTTCGAGCGCCTTACCCGTGCAAAGCGCCTGAAAGCGCAGCACCGCCCAGGGCGAGAATCGCATCATCGGCGACCAGTCCATCCGCATGCATAACTGGTGCATGTCGTCGAGACGCATACCGCCCGCATACATCGCTGCGACGATCGATCCGCCCGAGGTGCCTGCGAGCTCGATGATTTCGTAGCCGGCGTCGACGATCGCCTGCAGCGCGCCAAGGTGCGCGCCGAGGCGAAAGCCGGACCCGCTTAATGCCACGCGGATCCGTCTGCTCATGACGCAATGACCGCCGCGCTAGCCGCCGCTGGTGCCGAGGCCGGAGCCGGTGCAGCTGGCGTTGTGGTCGACGTCGCCGGCTGCAACGCAATCGCCGTATTGACCGCGAGCGTTGCCACATCGATAGCTGCGTTCGCGCTGTTCTTCATCTGCTGCTGCAGGTTCGAAGCATTCACGAGCGTTTTCAGCAACGGCAATCCCACGTCGACGAGCGCCTGCAGGTTCGGCTTGGTAACCGTTACGCCCGACGCGCAGACTTTATTGAGTGCGGGCTTGAAGTCGTTGTTGAGCGTGTTCAGCGCGCCACCAGTGAACACGCCGTCGTCCGTCATGATCTGGACGACCGTATTGGCATCAGCGCAGACGAGCGCGGTCGCCTGTTGGAAGGAAAGTGTCGGAGTCGTGGCCGGACAGCCCGCGAGCAGCGTTAGGGACGCGGCGAGGCCTGCCGCAAGCAGCATACGTAGTCGTTTCATGTGGGTCTCTTACTTGAGGGTTTTGATTGCCGTCACGGCTGCGCTGGCGGCGGCCGCGGCGACGTCTGATGCCGCAGTTGCGGCCGTTGCTTGCCCCTGGAATGCTTCGACGTCTGTTTCCCGGAGCGAGATGGTGAAGTCCCCTGTTGGGGTGCGTGTGAAGGTCGCGTCGACGGTGGCCATCTGCTTACCGTTCCACACACGCAGGACGCAGCAACCACTGGGGTTGCCCGCGGCATCCTGCATCGGCTCAACCTCATAGCGAGCCACGCCCGCATACCAGAGCGACGCGCAGCCCGACAGGCTCGCGAGCGCGATGGCCGCGCAGAGCGCTCGGATCATTGCAGCGTCGCCGCCGCGGCCGCTGGAGCGGGGACAGGCGCGGGCGGCGCTGCCGCAGTGATGGGCGTCGACACCGACACCTGCACCGAACGTTCCTTCTCGCGAGGTGCGCCGGCGAGCTCGCCGAGCTGCGCACCCTCGATAAGCGGAGTCACCGACGACTTCGAAGAGAAACCACCTGTGGACGCGTGATAGACACCCAGCCCCACGAGTGCCTGGCTGATCGCGAAAACGAGCGGATCAGCCGGGACGATCTTCGTGATCACGAGTGCGAGCCACATGGCGAACAGCAAAACAGCGGCGAGAAACTTCGCCCACATCGATGAGTTCAAGGTCAATCTCCTGTTGATAAGCCGCGCGAACGCGGCGGTTTAAATCAGATGCCGAGCGCCTGCTTGCAGCTCGTATAAAGAAGGTTGCGGTCGTCCATTCCTTCTGGCTGCGCCGCACTATTTGGATTGCCTAGGTTGATCGCGCGCGAGAGCGTCAGGAATGCGCTGGCGTCGGCATAGGCGTTGAAGTTACGGTCACTCCAGAACTGCGCGGCCGCGAGCGCAGCCGTCGACGGCTCGGCGATCAGATCCGGGTTGCCCTCGAGGTCGACACCGATCTTCTGGCCGGTCACCCGATAGTTGTATCGGCCAGTGATCTGGATCAGGCCGCCGCCGCGGTACCGGAAACCATCGCCGGGCTGGCTGTTGCCAAGCGCTTTAGATTTCGGCGTGAACGGCTCATATAGACGTTGCGCGGGCGTCGGCCCCCAGATCTCTCGCAGCCAGACGAAGCGGCCGCATTCGTGACCGCACTGGGCGACGAATGCAGACTGGCGGAGCGGAGAATCGATGTCGTACAGCGCCATCGCAGCGCTAAGCGGGTCGGCCCACTGGTTTGCACGGGCGAGCGATATCTGCAGCGCCGCGGCGAGCGTTTCGGGTGTCATGAGGGATTGCTCCAAGGCGCCAGAATGGCGCCGGATTCAACGGGCGCCGGCCCAGGGTTTCGCTGGCAGTGCCGGACGCACAGCGGTGTCCAGTTTCTTGCTCACGGCCTGCACGGTGCTGGCCGCCTCGTCGGTCTTCACCGCGACGTCGGTCACCTTCTGCTCGACTGTCGCCGTGGTCTTTTGCGCGGCGGAGGCGGCCGCGGCGGCTTCCTTCGTCTGCTTGAGCATCGCGGCCGTACGCTGATCGTTCACTCGCGCGCGATCGCCCAGAAAGCGAAGCGTGTATGCCGCCAGCTCGTTCGTCGTCTGCATGAGCGTTTTCATGTCGGCGACGTCGGCGGCCGTGCGTTTGTCCATCTCTTCGCGCGCCGCCAGCGTCGACTTGAGGCCGTTGATCTGCGATGAAAACTCGCGCGTGCATGCTGCCCGTTCTTCCGCACGCACAACCGGGAACCGCGCAACGAGCAAGGTGCGCTCGGCGGAGTTCATCCAGTTCATGATCGCCGCGCCGACGGCGCCGGCGAGCAGCACAACGAGCACGTTGATGATGTACAGGTCGACGCGAAACCAG
Proteins encoded in this window:
- a CDS encoding DUF3820 family protein, which gives rise to MNVEQFELLVTRTMPYGKYKGRVIADLPGHYLNWFAREGFPPGEIGRLLALMHEIDHNGLKDMLKPLRKG
- a CDS encoding patatin-like phospholipase family protein; amino-acid sequence: MSRRIRVALSGSGFRLGAHLGALQAIVDAGYEIIELAGTSGGSIVAAMYAGGMRLDDMHQLCMRMDWSPMMRFSPWAVLRFQALCTGKALEAFLKDGSGGKTFADLELDLKIVAADLLTEKEFQFSRQTTPTVPIAVAARASASIPIVFPPVSAAGALLVDGGTADNVPVSDLTVDEVPRLGIYLVSDDTALKPGTYGLSTLAPRIIDLMLAANETAHVDLDQRSGATIVRVPTGYASSFDRNMPYATRQRLYEDGYRNTQLALSSI
- a CDS encoding glycoside hydrolase family 19 protein; the protein is MTPETLAAALQISLARANQWADPLSAAMALYDIDSPLRQSAFVAQCGHECGRFVWLREIWGPTPAQRLYEPFTPKSKALGNSQPGDGFRYRGGGLIQITGRYNYRVTGQKIGVDLEGNPDLIAEPSTAALAAAQFWSDRNFNAYADASAFLTLSRAINLGNPNSAAQPEGMDDRNLLYTSCKQALGI